A genomic region of Azoarcus sp. KH32C contains the following coding sequences:
- a CDS encoding DUF2784 domain-containing protein, which produces MFERVAADVVVLIHAAFIVFVVAGGLLVLRWPRVAWLHLPAALWGATIEIVGGICPLTPLENALRRAAGESGYAGGFVEHYLLPLIYPAALTRELQLGLGLGVMLLNVLLYGVVATRRQRRRRENRRGDDGKA; this is translated from the coding sequence ATGTTCGAACGCGTTGCCGCCGACGTGGTCGTGTTGATCCACGCTGCATTCATCGTGTTCGTCGTCGCGGGCGGACTGCTGGTGCTGCGCTGGCCGCGCGTGGCGTGGCTGCATCTGCCGGCTGCCCTGTGGGGCGCGACGATCGAAATTGTCGGGGGAATCTGTCCGCTGACGCCGCTCGAGAACGCACTGAGGCGGGCGGCGGGAGAGTCGGGGTACGCGGGAGGTTTCGTCGAGCACTACCTGCTGCCGCTGATCTATCCCGCGGCACTGACGCGCGAGCTTCAGCTGGGACTGGGGCTCGGCGTCATGCTCTTGAATGTGCTGCTGTATGGGGTCGTCGCAACACGCCGGCAAAGGAGGAGGAGAGAAAACCGGCGCGGCGACGACGGTAAAGCTTAG
- the gcvA gene encoding transcriptional regulator GcvA, with protein MSGRLPPLNALRAFEVAARHLSFKLAAEELSVTPTAISHQIRGLEGDLGVPLFRRLTRALELTPEGEAMLPKLREAMSAIAASVETVRAMRPVSRLSVVAPPSFASRWLVPRLQGFAERHPQVELHLASATKAIDGVEAGGLGIDSPTTRSEGAQLWIRFGSGRYPGYRSELLVEPEYTAVCSPALLRAKLPLREPSDLRRHTLIHDDTVPDTRERPTWPEWLAAAGVADIRPAGVHFGDSGLAIAAALDGLGIALLSKPLVAAEVAAGRLVVPFDVTVRRRFAYYLVTQDSVPDVLPIAAFRTWLLGEVRRDADLVGMRHA; from the coding sequence ATGTCCGGTCGTCTTCCCCCACTGAATGCGCTGCGTGCCTTCGAGGTCGCCGCGCGCCACCTGAGCTTCAAACTCGCCGCCGAAGAGCTGTCCGTCACGCCGACCGCGATCAGCCACCAGATCCGCGGGCTTGAGGGCGATCTTGGTGTGCCGCTGTTCCGCCGCCTGACGCGGGCGCTGGAACTCACGCCCGAAGGCGAAGCAATGCTGCCGAAGCTGCGCGAGGCGATGAGCGCGATCGCCGCGTCGGTCGAAACCGTGCGTGCGATGCGGCCGGTGAGCCGGCTGTCGGTCGTGGCGCCGCCGTCCTTCGCGTCGCGCTGGCTCGTGCCGCGGCTGCAGGGCTTTGCCGAGCGGCATCCGCAGGTCGAGCTTCATCTGGCAAGCGCGACCAAGGCGATCGACGGCGTCGAAGCCGGCGGGCTCGGCATCGACTCGCCGACCACGCGCAGCGAAGGGGCGCAGCTGTGGATCCGCTTCGGTTCCGGCCGCTACCCCGGCTACCGCAGCGAGCTTCTCGTCGAACCCGAATACACGGCGGTCTGCAGTCCTGCGCTGTTGCGCGCGAAGTTGCCGCTACGCGAGCCGTCGGACCTGAGACGGCACACGCTGATCCACGACGACACGGTGCCGGACACGCGCGAGCGGCCGACCTGGCCGGAATGGCTTGCGGCGGCCGGGGTCGCCGACATTCGCCCCGCGGGCGTGCACTTCGGCGACTCCGGACTCGCCATCGCCGCGGCGCTCGACGGACTCGGCATCGCGCTGCTGTCTAAGCCGCTCGTCGCCGCCGAAGTCGCGGCGGGCCGGCTCGTCGTGCCCTTCGACGTCACAGTGCGACGGCGCTTCGCGTATTACCTCGTCACGCAGGACTCGGTGCCCGATG